AAAGCTATGACGCCAGAACAAAAACGGATTCAAGAGCTTGAAAAGCAAGTTAAACGGCTTGAAGACGAAAAACGAATATTAAAAAAGGCTACCGCTCTCTTAATGTCAGACGAATTCAAAAATATGCGCTGATAGACCGTTTAAGAGAGTTTGATTCGGTCAAGTTGGTCTGTCAGGCATTCGGAATTAAACGCTCAAGTTATTACGACTACCGCCAGCAGAAACGCTCTATTAATGTTCATCGGCTTAATTTAAAAGCCCATGTAAATCGCGTATTTAATGCAACGAGAAGCGGGCTGGGAAGTCGTGGAATCAAAGATACTCTGACGGCTGAAGGCATTCATATCGGTCGCTATCTGGTACGCAGTTTAATGAAGGAGTCAGGGCTTGTATGTAAACAGCCAGGTCCGCACAAGTACAAGCGAGCAACGGTTGAACATATCGACATACCGAACCGGTTAAACCGTCAGTTCAATGTAACTCAGCCAGACAAAGTATGGTGCGGAGATATTACGTACATATGGACAGGTAAACGCTGGGCTTATCTGGCCGTGGTACTGGATCTTTATGCCAGGCGTGTTGTTGGCTGGGCAATGTCTGAGCGGGCGGACAAAGAGTTGGTTATCCAGGCTTTGGATAACGCTTGGAACCGCAGAAGAAAGCCAACGGGGGTTATGTTCCACTC
The Saccharospirillaceae bacterium genome window above contains:
- a CDS encoding IS3 family transposase (programmed frameshift); protein product: MKKQRRSFTPEFKLEAASLVLDQGYSISEASRSLDIGETALRRWVNQLEQERDGDTPKSKAMTPEQKRIQELEKQVKRLEDEKRIFKKGYRSLNVRRIQKYALIDRLREFDSVKLVCQAFGIKRSSYYDYRQQKRSINVHRLNLKAHVNRVFNATRSGLGSRGIKDTLTAEGIHIGRYLVRSLMKESGLVCKQPGPHKYKRATVEHIDIPNRLNRQFNVTQPDKVWCGDITYIWTGKRWAYLAVVLDLYARRVVGWAMSERADKELVIQALDNAWNRRRKPTGVMFHSDQGSQYASLKFRQRLWRYKMVQSMSRRGNCWDNAPMERLFRSLKTEWIPEYGYQSFNKAKMDIGYYLLNYYNQKRPHQKNGGISPQAAEEKLKTVSGMS